A part of Acidobacteriota bacterium genomic DNA contains:
- the folK gene encoding 2-amino-4-hydroxy-6-hydroxymethyldihydropteridine diphosphokinase gives MIDQSERHPGNPAPHPEKSALRSAKVTAWIALGSNVGDRRGHLEWAIDALQTMLDNLRTSSIRETAPVGVPDPQPDYLNAVVAGETTLPVFELHRRLQGLERQRGRQRRSYRGARTLDLDLLFYGDERIDTPDLVVPHPRLRERRFVLEPMAELDPAWVDPVTGRTVSVLLDDLAVQRNGA, from the coding sequence ATGATCGACCAGTCGGAACGACATCCAGGCAATCCAGCACCACATCCAGAGAAGTCGGCCCTGCGTAGCGCGAAGGTCACGGCGTGGATCGCCCTCGGGTCCAACGTGGGCGACCGGCGCGGGCACCTGGAGTGGGCGATCGACGCCCTCCAGACGATGCTCGACAATCTCCGCACCTCGTCCATCCGCGAAACGGCACCCGTGGGCGTGCCGGACCCGCAGCCCGACTACCTCAACGCCGTCGTCGCCGGCGAGACCACGCTCCCGGTTTTCGAGCTGCACCGTCGGCTGCAGGGCCTGGAGCGGCAGCGGGGCAGGCAGCGCCGTTCGTATCGCGGAGCCAGAACGCTCGATCTCGATCTGCTCTTCTACGGAGACGAGCGGATCGACACGCCAGACCTCGTCGTTCCGCACCCGCGGCTGCGCGAGCGCCGGTTCGTCCTCGAACCGATGGCCGAGCTCGATCCGGCCTGGGTGGATCCCGTGACGGGCCGGACAGTCTCGGTGCTGCTCGACGACCTCGCCGTACAGAGGAACGGCGCGTGA
- a CDS encoding TraR/DksA family transcriptional regulator yields the protein MPEKQLDAAFLATLKEALIQKRGEILAASTGTRPLPASMDVNSRQGDLADQASGNNEVHIQLKLKQTDAKILQAIEEALYRMEKGTYGICRDCGEPIAPARLEAIPWTRVCITCKQKQNA from the coding sequence ATGCCAGAGAAGCAGCTCGACGCCGCATTCCTCGCCACCCTGAAAGAGGCCCTGATCCAGAAGCGGGGCGAGATCCTCGCCGCATCGACGGGCACGCGGCCGCTGCCCGCCTCCATGGACGTGAACAGCCGGCAGGGGGACCTCGCCGATCAGGCCAGCGGCAACAACGAAGTCCACATCCAACTGAAGCTGAAGCAGACCGACGCGAAGATCCTGCAGGCCATCGAAGAGGCGCTCTACCGGATGGAGAAGGGCACTTACGGCATCTGCCGCGACTGCGGCGAGCCGATCGCGCCGGCTCGCCTCGAGGCCATCCCCTGGACGCGGGTGTGCATCACCTGCAAACAGAAGCAGAACGCGTGA
- a CDS encoding ABC transporter permease, with translation MTFVLRMWWREVRSSWSRLAFFFICVGIGVAAIVVLRSVVQQVRVSLTSEARSLLGADLVLQSPRPMTGPIGAQIDAALAAAPAVRATTSVVDTQTMASPGEGQGNDQVKLVEVRGVEAAYPFYGSIELDGGRPYSHALLKDHGALVQPELLAALGVAVGDEIRMAGQRFTIRGTIARERAQRNGIAFGPRVFVDLADLEATSLLGFGSRATYQRLAKIEDEAALAPLTAELRTALRQEAVGVRNWRTLEDRIGENLDVAENYLSLVGFAMVVLGGIGVWSVTRVIVQQKMPSVAILKCIGATSGRVLSIYVLQVLTLAAAGGGIGLALAAAALAFVPAEALASFGVAGVSVTPSAAVQGVAVGLLVSLLFALVPLLEIREVKPLLLLRAGTAAVTKRRDWRTVGAAFGVGLLLVLVAMWQAHSVRAGLFVAGGLAAVACVLDVASRLLIRAARRLSSRGGFALRHAVISLGRPGNQTRAILMVVGLGCFFVLGIRALQGNLLAHLSDQVGPNSPDFVVIDVQADQVASLREVVRPFLRSPARIAPLMRGRVVAVEGREAQLRDRDAVREVRGLSREFGMTFRSELEPNERLLAGTFWPGPLGPDESAAGADTEVSVEREIARDAHLTVGDVITFDVAGQRLTARVGSVRAVAWENSQNGGFVFVLRPAPAVERLAHNYVGFLQAVDDPAARGRLQRDVVKSHPNVSLINVRDILDSVRDVLANVTFGVTVVGAVTLASGALILAGAIVMTRFQRQYDAAIYRTLGASTRLMTTMLAIEYAMLGALAGLLGAIGALALSWGLAVYLFDIEWRPDAALLGAGVFAAAAVVCLVGVAASLDVLVKKPLATLRS, from the coding sequence ATGACGTTCGTCCTGCGCATGTGGTGGCGCGAAGTCCGGTCGTCCTGGTCGCGGCTGGCGTTCTTCTTCATCTGCGTCGGCATCGGCGTCGCGGCGATCGTCGTCCTGCGGAGCGTCGTCCAGCAGGTCAGGGTGTCGCTCACGTCGGAGGCACGGAGCCTGCTCGGTGCGGACCTCGTGCTCCAGTCGCCGCGTCCAATGACCGGCCCGATCGGCGCGCAAATCGACGCGGCGCTGGCGGCGGCTCCGGCCGTTCGCGCCACGACGAGCGTCGTCGACACGCAGACAATGGCATCGCCGGGCGAGGGGCAGGGAAACGATCAGGTCAAGCTCGTGGAGGTGCGCGGCGTCGAGGCGGCGTACCCGTTCTACGGATCGATCGAGCTCGACGGCGGCCGACCGTACTCGCACGCGCTCCTGAAAGATCATGGGGCGCTGGTGCAGCCGGAGTTGCTCGCGGCGCTCGGGGTCGCCGTCGGCGATGAGATCCGCATGGCGGGACAGCGGTTCACGATCCGCGGGACGATCGCGCGCGAACGCGCGCAGCGCAACGGCATCGCGTTCGGCCCGCGCGTGTTCGTCGATCTCGCCGACCTCGAGGCCACGTCGCTCCTTGGCTTCGGCAGCCGGGCCACCTACCAGCGGCTGGCGAAGATCGAGGACGAAGCGGCGCTGGCGCCGCTCACGGCCGAGCTCCGGACGGCTCTGCGGCAGGAAGCCGTCGGCGTGCGCAATTGGCGGACGCTCGAGGATCGCATCGGCGAGAACCTCGACGTGGCCGAGAACTACCTGAGCCTCGTCGGCTTCGCGATGGTCGTGCTCGGCGGCATCGGCGTCTGGAGCGTGACGCGCGTCATCGTCCAGCAGAAGATGCCGAGCGTGGCGATCCTCAAGTGCATCGGCGCGACCTCGGGCCGGGTGTTGAGCATCTACGTGCTGCAGGTGCTCACGCTCGCGGCGGCGGGCGGCGGCATCGGGCTCGCGCTGGCGGCCGCGGCGCTCGCGTTCGTCCCTGCGGAAGCGCTCGCGTCCTTCGGCGTCGCGGGCGTGTCGGTGACGCCATCGGCCGCGGTGCAGGGCGTCGCCGTCGGCCTCCTCGTGTCGCTCCTGTTCGCGCTCGTGCCGCTGCTCGAGATCAGAGAGGTCAAGCCGCTGTTGCTGCTGCGTGCCGGCACGGCGGCCGTGACCAAGCGGCGCGACTGGCGGACGGTCGGCGCGGCGTTCGGCGTGGGCCTGTTGCTCGTGCTCGTCGCGATGTGGCAAGCCCACTCCGTTCGCGCGGGGCTGTTCGTCGCGGGAGGATTGGCCGCGGTCGCGTGCGTGCTCGACGTCGCGAGCCGGCTGCTCATTCGAGCCGCCAGGCGTCTGTCCAGCCGCGGAGGTTTCGCGCTGCGCCACGCCGTGATCAGCCTGGGGCGGCCCGGCAACCAGACCCGGGCGATTCTCATGGTGGTCGGGCTCGGCTGCTTCTTCGTGCTGGGCATCCGTGCGCTGCAGGGCAACCTGCTCGCTCATCTGTCCGACCAGGTGGGACCGAACTCCCCGGACTTCGTCGTGATCGACGTGCAGGCCGATCAGGTCGCCAGCCTTCGCGAGGTGGTCCGCCCGTTTCTCCGGTCACCCGCGCGGATCGCGCCGCTCATGCGAGGGCGCGTGGTCGCCGTCGAGGGTCGGGAGGCGCAGCTCAGGGACCGCGATGCGGTGCGGGAAGTGCGCGGCCTGTCGCGCGAGTTCGGCATGACGTTCCGCAGCGAGCTCGAGCCGAACGAACGCCTGCTCGCCGGGACGTTCTGGCCCGGCCCGCTCGGGCCAGATGAGAGCGCCGCCGGCGCCGACACGGAGGTGTCGGTCGAGCGCGAGATCGCCAGGGACGCGCACCTGACGGTCGGCGACGTCATCACGTTCGACGTGGCGGGACAGCGGCTGACGGCCCGCGTCGGCAGCGTGCGCGCGGTGGCGTGGGAGAACTCCCAGAACGGCGGGTTCGTCTTCGTGCTCCGGCCCGCGCCGGCGGTCGAGCGCCTGGCGCACAACTACGTGGGGTTCCTGCAGGCCGTCGACGACCCAGCGGCCAGGGGCCGCCTGCAGCGCGACGTCGTCAAGAGCCACCCGAACGTCTCGCTGATCAACGTCCGAGACATCCTGGACTCGGTGCGAGACGTGCTGGCGAACGTCACCTTCGGCGTGACGGTCGTCGGCGCCGTCACGCTCGCCTCGGGAGCGCTGATTCTCGCCGGCGCCATCGTCATGACGCGGTTCCAGCGCCAGTACGACGCGGCGATCTACCGCACGCTCGGCGCGAGCACCCGCCTGATGACCACGATGCTCGCGATCGAGTACGCGATGCTGGGCGCCTTGGCCGGCCTGCTCGGGGCGATCGGCGCGCTCGCGCTTTCCTGGGGCCTGGCCGTGTACCTCTTCGACATCGAGTGGCGCCCGGACGCCGCGCTGCTCGGCGCCGGCGTGTTCGCCGCGGCGGCCGTCGTGTGCCTCGTCGGCGTGGCGGCCAGCCTCGACGTGCTGGTCAAGAAGCCTCTCGCGACGCTCCGGAGCTGA
- a CDS encoding ABC transporter ATP-binding protein — MIELVDVSRTVSSGAGPLTILHPTTLTIARGRTVAITGASGSGKSTMLGLMAGLDAPTTGRVRVDGVDITALGEEALARVRGEKIGIVFQFFHLLPALTAVENVLVPMEIAGVAGARERARQLIEDVGLTGRAHHYPSQLSGGEQQRVAIARALANDPAVLLADEPTGNLDSVTGRHVIDLLVGINRRRGCTLVLVTHDPDLAALADETIALRDGRVVEHRILKAEASTR, encoded by the coding sequence ATGATTGAGCTCGTCGACGTGTCCAGAACGGTCAGCAGCGGAGCGGGACCGCTCACGATCCTGCATCCGACGACGCTGACGATCGCGCGAGGGCGAACCGTGGCCATCACCGGCGCATCCGGCAGCGGCAAGTCGACGATGCTGGGTCTCATGGCGGGCCTCGATGCGCCCACGACCGGCCGGGTGCGCGTGGACGGTGTCGACATCACGGCGCTCGGCGAGGAGGCGCTCGCGCGCGTCCGCGGCGAGAAGATCGGCATCGTCTTCCAGTTCTTCCACCTGCTGCCGGCGCTCACGGCGGTCGAGAACGTGCTCGTGCCCATGGAGATCGCGGGCGTGGCCGGCGCGCGCGAGCGCGCGCGCCAGCTCATCGAGGACGTCGGGCTGACCGGCCGGGCTCACCACTATCCATCGCAGTTGTCCGGCGGCGAGCAGCAGCGGGTGGCGATCGCCCGTGCGCTCGCGAACGATCCGGCGGTGCTGCTCGCCGACGAGCCGACCGGCAACCTGGACAGCGTGACGGGCCGGCACGTGATCGACCTGCTCGTCGGCATCAATCGCCGGCGAGGCTGCACGCTCGTGCTCGTGACGCACGATCCCGACCTCGCGGCGCTGGCCGACGAGACGATCGCGCTCAGGGATGGACGCGTCGTCGAGCATCGGATCCTGAAGGCCGAGGCTTCCACGCGATGA
- a CDS encoding arylesterase has translation MRFRRSSSVILAVLALGATALAASCGGSSPSPPDALTTQGPVAQGSVPSDKTIVIAFLGDSLTAGFGLPAQEAYPARIQEMFAAEGYGEVEVLNGGISGDTTAGGLRRAEQLLTPATHVLVVALGGNDALRGLTVAQTHDNLAAIIDRAQASGVAVLLAGMLAPTNLGEDYQAGFRGVFSRLRREYPSIAFVPFLLEGVIGHAELVQADGVHPTAEGARVIAALLYPRLRDIIDQLPPSAR, from the coding sequence GTGCGTTTCCGCCGGTCGTCCTCCGTCATTCTGGCCGTCCTGGCACTCGGCGCCACCGCGCTCGCCGCCTCCTGCGGCGGCTCCAGTCCCTCGCCTCCCGACGCGCTGACGACGCAGGGGCCGGTGGCGCAAGGCAGCGTCCCGTCGGACAAGACGATCGTGATCGCCTTCCTCGGCGATTCCTTGACCGCCGGCTTTGGGCTGCCTGCGCAGGAGGCGTACCCGGCGCGAATCCAGGAGATGTTCGCGGCCGAGGGATACGGCGAGGTCGAGGTCTTGAACGGCGGGATCAGCGGCGACACCACGGCCGGCGGGCTGCGCCGTGCCGAACAGTTGTTGACCCCTGCCACCCATGTGCTCGTCGTCGCGCTCGGCGGCAACGACGCCCTGCGCGGCCTGACGGTGGCCCAGACGCACGACAACCTTGCGGCGATCATCGACCGGGCGCAGGCGAGCGGCGTCGCCGTGCTGCTGGCCGGCATGCTCGCGCCGACCAATCTCGGCGAGGACTACCAGGCCGGGTTCCGGGGCGTGTTCAGCCGCCTGCGACGCGAGTATCCGTCCATTGCCTTCGTGCCGTTCCTGCTGGAGGGCGTCATCGGCCATGCGGAGCTCGTGCAGGCCGACGGTGTACACCCGACGGCCGAGGGCGCGCGCGTGATCGCCGCGCTCTTGTATCCGCGCCTGCGCGACATCATCGATCAACTGCCGCCGTCCGCCCGGTAG
- a CDS encoding paraslipin produces the protein MTGTLIALVALALFVLIVIVRTAVVVPQQSAFVVERLGRYSKTLSAGFHILVPFVDTIRYRHSLKEAAFDIPAQVCITRDNVQVGVDGILYMKVLNPERASYGIADYGFAISQLAQTTLRSEIGKIDLDKTFEERNNINAAVVTELDKASEPWGVKVLRYEIKNITPPQDVLAAMEKQMRAEREKRAVILTSEGQRDAVINTAEGDKQQVIKSSEARRQQQINEAEGQANAILAVANATAEGIRLVADAIRLPGGLEATQLRVAEQYVQQFGNLAQESNTVVVPANVADVASMITLAMRVFQNQGKPAS, from the coding sequence ATGACCGGAACGCTGATCGCCCTGGTCGCGCTCGCGCTGTTCGTGCTGATCGTCATCGTCCGCACGGCGGTCGTCGTGCCGCAGCAGAGCGCCTTCGTCGTCGAGCGCCTGGGCCGGTACTCGAAGACGCTGTCGGCCGGATTCCACATCCTCGTGCCGTTCGTCGACACGATTCGCTACCGGCATTCCTTGAAGGAAGCGGCGTTCGACATCCCCGCGCAGGTGTGCATCACGCGCGACAACGTGCAGGTCGGCGTCGACGGCATCCTCTACATGAAGGTGCTGAACCCCGAGCGGGCGTCGTACGGCATCGCGGACTACGGGTTCGCGATCTCGCAGCTCGCGCAGACGACGCTGCGCAGCGAGATCGGCAAGATCGATCTGGACAAGACGTTCGAGGAGCGCAACAACATCAACGCCGCGGTGGTCACCGAGCTGGACAAGGCGTCCGAACCGTGGGGCGTCAAGGTGCTGCGGTACGAGATCAAGAACATCACGCCGCCGCAGGACGTGCTGGCCGCGATGGAGAAGCAGATGCGGGCCGAGCGCGAGAAGCGCGCGGTGATCTTGACGTCGGAAGGACAGCGCGACGCGGTCATCAACACGGCCGAAGGCGACAAGCAGCAGGTCATCAAGTCCTCGGAGGCGCGCCGCCAGCAGCAGATCAACGAGGCCGAGGGCCAGGCGAACGCCATCCTGGCCGTGGCGAACGCCACGGCCGAGGGCATCCGGCTCGTCGCCGACGCCATCCGGCTGCCAGGCGGCCTTGAGGCCACGCAGTTGCGCGTGGCCGAACAGTACGTGCAGCAGTTCGGCAATCTCGCCCAGGAGAGCAACACGGTGGTCGTGCCGGCCAACGTCGCCGACGTGGCGTCGATGATCACGCTGGCCATGCGGGTGTTCCAGAACCAGGGCAAACCGGCGTCGTAG
- a CDS encoding NfeD family protein produces MLWWHWLLLGLALMVGEIATPGGFYLIFFGIAAVVIGLLAGLGTAGPLWLQIFGFSLLSVLLLVLFRKRLLGTLQPDSKGRPIDQLVGEVGVAEEYLAPGQVGRVELRGAAWSARNLGVIALTRGTRVRVIAVDGLMLHVEPEGAQI; encoded by the coding sequence ATGCTCTGGTGGCACTGGCTGCTGCTCGGCCTCGCGCTCATGGTGGGCGAGATCGCGACGCCTGGCGGTTTCTATCTCATCTTCTTCGGCATCGCGGCGGTGGTCATCGGGCTGCTGGCCGGCCTTGGGACGGCGGGCCCGCTCTGGCTGCAGATCTTCGGGTTCTCGCTGCTGTCGGTCCTGCTCCTCGTGCTGTTTCGGAAGCGGCTGCTCGGCACGCTCCAGCCCGACTCGAAGGGCCGGCCGATCGATCAACTGGTCGGCGAGGTCGGCGTCGCGGAGGAGTACCTCGCGCCTGGCCAGGTCGGACGGGTCGAGCTGCGCGGGGCGGCGTGGTCGGCCCGCAACCTCGGCGTGATCGCGCTGACGCGCGGGACTCGCGTACGGGTCATCGCGGTGGATGGCCTGATGCTGCACGTGGAGCCTGAAGGAGCCCAGATATGA
- a CDS encoding DinB family protein codes for MSTEAWLSGPVERIPPILQPAAHALLQARDDVEALAAMVPFDRLWATNGAASAGFHLLHMAGALDRLFTYARGEALNDVQRAAAKAEAVPHPELDGAALARLVHDAVDRALAQLRQTDPATVLDERRVGRLGLPSTVIGCLFHGAEHTARHAGQFITTVKLQGA; via the coding sequence ATGTCGACAGAAGCCTGGCTCTCCGGTCCGGTCGAAAGGATCCCGCCGATCCTCCAGCCGGCGGCCCACGCGCTGCTGCAGGCGCGAGACGATGTCGAGGCGTTGGCGGCCATGGTCCCGTTCGATCGCCTGTGGGCGACGAACGGCGCGGCATCGGCCGGGTTCCACCTGCTGCACATGGCCGGCGCGCTGGACCGGCTGTTCACCTATGCCCGCGGCGAGGCATTGAACGACGTGCAGCGCGCCGCGGCGAAGGCCGAGGCCGTGCCGCATCCCGAGCTCGACGGCGCGGCGCTCGCGCGGCTCGTTCACGACGCGGTCGATCGCGCGCTGGCGCAACTGCGCCAGACCGATCCGGCGACCGTCCTCGACGAGCGTCGCGTCGGGCGGCTGGGGCTGCCGTCCACGGTGATCGGCTGTCTCTTCCACGGGGCCGAGCACACGGCGCGCCACGCCGGCCAGTTCATCACGACCGTCAAGCTGCAGGGGGCCTGA
- a CDS encoding DUF1080 domain-containing protein, whose amino-acid sequence MRITRLLTTGACAAALLTGALVSLDAAGPTFRPDVVFRGSTLAGWTPIGQADWKAQNGEIVGTPKSADGGFLVLGTPYQDVAIFSNVTCAGGCKAGMLVRAEKTADGGMKGVFVSISDGDLGSYAVTIDAQGRITNRTKLGTAQAAPITQRGATGGAPPAPAGAAAQGRPAGPPQMPPGVVLPDLMSRPAGEYKAGQTNNVDVTMALNNITVRFNGGSLGAAGGATEDAMGKYGPIALWVGGTAPASFKDVAYADLNARPFEAEKVSANFRARRLSEFYYSYSTAIADFNRDGHQDVVAGPYVYYGPDFSVGRQFYAGITYNPTSEWPVAAMVQLAHDWTGDGWPDVLNMSGNAGNGVGTLFVNPKGENRRWDSFVVMQPPDGVIGNEETLLKDIDGDGNLEIIHTGQNTLRYSKPDPANPTGPWKVTTISEPGPWGVNISHGMGVGDINGDGLMDYTMAYGWWEQPKKGSGQTLWSWHPEPFGRWGASQGGAGGAEMGIYDVNGDKLNDVVTVLEGHGFGIAWFEQKRDAGGKITFVRHTIMDSALDKNAGNVWFTQPHAATFADVNMDGLPDMIVGKRHHSHFQYADPDNWGMPVLYVYKTVRNPKAPGGAEFVPELISNRSGVGSHISVADLNKDGTPDITVSGASGTFVFFNNYKKPAAGR is encoded by the coding sequence ATGAGAATCACTCGATTGCTGACGACCGGCGCGTGCGCCGCGGCGTTGCTCACCGGCGCCCTCGTGTCGCTCGACGCGGCGGGCCCGACGTTCCGCCCGGACGTCGTCTTCCGCGGCTCGACGCTGGCCGGCTGGACGCCGATTGGGCAGGCCGACTGGAAAGCGCAGAACGGCGAGATCGTCGGCACGCCGAAGTCGGCCGACGGTGGGTTCCTCGTGCTCGGCACCCCGTATCAGGACGTCGCGATCTTCTCGAACGTGACGTGCGCCGGCGGCTGCAAGGCCGGGATGCTGGTGCGCGCGGAGAAGACGGCCGACGGCGGCATGAAGGGCGTGTTCGTGTCGATCAGCGACGGGGACCTCGGCTCGTACGCGGTGACGATCGACGCGCAGGGCAGGATCACGAACCGCACCAAGCTCGGCACCGCGCAGGCGGCGCCCATCACGCAGCGCGGCGCGACCGGCGGCGCACCGCCGGCACCGGCCGGTGCGGCGGCCCAGGGCCGCCCGGCGGGCCCGCCACAGATGCCGCCCGGCGTCGTGCTGCCCGACCTGATGAGCCGGCCCGCCGGCGAATACAAGGCCGGACAGACGAACAACGTCGACGTGACGATGGCGCTCAACAACATCACGGTGCGCTTCAACGGCGGGTCGCTCGGCGCCGCTGGCGGCGCGACCGAGGACGCCATGGGCAAGTACGGCCCGATCGCGCTCTGGGTCGGCGGCACGGCGCCGGCGAGCTTCAAGGACGTCGCCTACGCGGATCTCAACGCGCGCCCCTTCGAGGCCGAGAAGGTCTCAGCCAACTTCCGCGCGCGCCGGCTGAGCGAGTTCTACTACTCGTATTCGACCGCGATCGCAGACTTCAACCGCGACGGCCATCAAGACGTCGTCGCCGGTCCCTACGTGTACTACGGCCCCGACTTCTCCGTCGGCCGGCAGTTCTACGCCGGGATCACCTACAACCCGACGAGCGAGTGGCCGGTCGCCGCGATGGTGCAGCTCGCGCACGACTGGACGGGCGACGGCTGGCCCGACGTGCTCAACATGAGCGGCAACGCCGGCAACGGCGTCGGCACGCTCTTCGTCAACCCGAAGGGCGAGAACCGCCGGTGGGACTCGTTCGTCGTGATGCAGCCGCCCGACGGCGTCATCGGCAACGAGGAGACGCTGCTCAAGGACATCGACGGCGACGGCAACCTCGAGATCATCCACACGGGCCAGAACACGCTGCGCTACTCGAAGCCGGATCCCGCCAACCCCACCGGGCCGTGGAAGGTGACGACGATCTCCGAGCCCGGCCCGTGGGGCGTGAACATCAGCCACGGGATGGGCGTCGGCGACATCAACGGCGACGGCCTGATGGACTACACGATGGCCTACGGCTGGTGGGAGCAGCCGAAGAAAGGCAGCGGGCAGACGCTGTGGAGCTGGCATCCGGAGCCGTTCGGCCGGTGGGGCGCCTCGCAAGGCGGCGCCGGCGGCGCGGAGATGGGCATCTACGACGTCAACGGCGACAAGCTCAACGACGTCGTCACCGTGCTGGAAGGCCACGGCTTCGGCATCGCGTGGTTCGAGCAGAAGCGCGACGCCGGCGGGAAGATCACGTTCGTCCGCCACACGATCATGGACTCGGCGCTCGACAAGAACGCCGGCAACGTGTGGTTCACGCAGCCGCACGCGGCGACCTTCGCCGACGTCAACATGGACGGGCTGCCGGACATGATCGTCGGCAAGCGGCACCACTCGCACTTCCAGTACGCCGATCCGGACAATTGGGGCATGCCGGTGCTGTACGTCTACAAGACGGTACGCAACCCGAAAGCGCCGGGCGGAGCCGAGTTCGTGCCGGAGTTGATCTCGAACCGTTCGGGCGTCGGCTCGCACATCAGCGTGGCGGACCTCAACAAGGACGGCACGCCTGACATCACGGTCTCGGGCGCGAGCGGCACGTTCGTCTTCTTCAACAACTACAAGAAGCCTGCGGCGGGACGGTGA
- a CDS encoding cytochrome c3 family protein has protein sequence MSRVRRSLMCSWAAVAGVAWASVAAQGPPVVEFRPPPPPEQPIAYSHRTHVALGLACTRCHDGATSGGRANIPAASLCLTCHATVKADSAEIQKLAAFEARREPVPWKRVYRLPDFVYFEHARHLSVSADITCETCHGSVEDMAVTQKVKDTSMAACVQCHAERAAPTRCDSCHESKG, from the coding sequence ATGAGCCGAGTTCGCCGGTCGCTGATGTGCTCGTGGGCCGCGGTGGCGGGTGTTGCGTGGGCGTCGGTTGCGGCGCAGGGTCCGCCCGTCGTCGAGTTCCGCCCTCCCCCGCCGCCCGAGCAACCGATCGCCTACAGCCACCGGACGCACGTCGCGCTGGGGCTCGCCTGCACGAGATGTCACGACGGCGCGACGTCGGGCGGCCGGGCGAACATCCCGGCCGCATCGCTCTGCTTGACGTGCCATGCGACCGTCAAGGCCGACAGCGCCGAGATCCAGAAGCTGGCCGCGTTCGAGGCGCGGCGGGAGCCGGTGCCATGGAAGCGGGTCTACCGGCTGCCCGACTTCGTGTACTTCGAGCATGCCCGCCATCTCAGCGTGTCTGCCGACATCACGTGCGAGACCTGCCACGGCAGCGTCGAGGACATGGCCGTGACGCAGAAAGTGAAGGACACGTCGATGGCCGCCTGCGTGCAGTGTCACGCCGAGCGTGCCGCGCCGACGCGGTGCGACTCCTGCCACGAATCGAAAGGCTAG
- a CDS encoding alpha-hydroxy-acid oxidizing protein — protein MTADDRWLRSPERRDALRRLAAYVAASPLFGVGLGAQLDPRPIAEHRRLPGLDELQTAFDFEPLMFANVPQQVYDYTAHGDGSEFTLQRNRRAFEWVDLVPRPPVDPPRVDFTTTLFGTTLPFPLLVAPTAFQVPVHPDGEVGMRRAAAAANTLFILSQNSSVPVEKVAAAVPGGFWCQFYPQQDRDIGKEWLARFQAAGATAIVVTVDQQASWYERTQRDRNLGGSPRPAPRPAPSGAPPRGAARYRVNPVRLWYSWPYLEEIRPLIEVPLVVKGIMNADDARLAFDHGADAIVVSNHGGRSMDYGPSALEVLPEIVSAVGRRGPVLTDSGYRRGADVLKALALGADAVLLGRVTRWGLGAFGAAGAERVLRLVQRELTAAAAHAGCRTRADIDSKLVRTRFL, from the coding sequence ATGACGGCGGACGATCGCTGGCTGCGCAGCCCAGAGCGCCGCGACGCGCTGCGCCGCCTGGCGGCGTACGTGGCGGCGTCGCCGCTCTTCGGCGTCGGCCTTGGCGCGCAGCTCGATCCGCGGCCGATCGCCGAGCATCGCCGCCTGCCCGGCCTCGACGAGCTGCAGACGGCGTTCGACTTCGAGCCGCTGATGTTCGCGAACGTGCCCCAGCAGGTGTACGACTACACCGCGCACGGCGACGGATCGGAGTTCACGCTCCAACGTAATCGCCGGGCGTTCGAGTGGGTGGACCTCGTGCCCCGTCCACCCGTCGATCCACCCAGGGTGGACTTCACGACCACGCTCTTCGGCACCACGCTGCCGTTCCCGCTCCTCGTCGCGCCCACGGCCTTTCAGGTCCCGGTGCACCCCGATGGGGAAGTCGGCATGCGGCGCGCCGCGGCCGCCGCGAACACGCTCTTCATCCTGAGTCAGAACTCGAGCGTGCCGGTCGAGAAGGTGGCTGCGGCCGTGCCCGGCGGGTTCTGGTGCCAGTTCTATCCGCAGCAGGACCGTGACATCGGCAAGGAATGGCTGGCGCGGTTCCAGGCCGCAGGCGCGACGGCGATCGTCGTCACGGTCGATCAGCAGGCGTCATGGTACGAGCGCACGCAGCGTGATCGCAATCTCGGCGGCAGCCCGCGGCCTGCGCCGCGGCCGGCTCCTTCCGGGGCGCCGCCGCGCGGCGCCGCCCGCTATCGTGTCAACCCGGTGCGGCTCTGGTACTCGTGGCCGTATCTCGAGGAGATCCGGCCGCTCATCGAGGTGCCGCTCGTCGTCAAAGGGATCATGAACGCAGACGACGCGAGGCTGGCGTTCGACCACGGGGCGGACGCGATCGTCGTGTCGAATCACGGCGGGCGATCGATGGACTACGGTCCGTCGGCGCTCGAAGTGCTGCCCGAGATCGTCAGCGCGGTAGGCCGGCGGGGACCGGTGCTGACCGACAGCGGCTATCGCCGCGGGGCCGACGTGCTCAAAGCGCTGGCGCTCGGCGCCGACGCCGTGCTGCTCGGGCGTGTCACGCGTTGGGGGCTTGGTGCCTTCGGCGCGGCGGGCGCCGAGCGCGTGCTGCGGCTCGTCCAGCGCGAGCTCACCGCCGCCGCCGCGCACGCCGGCTGCCGCACGCGCGCCGACATCGACTCCAAGCTCGTGCGAACGAGATTCCTGTAG